The genome window TTTGGCCTCCAGCTGGGAAGAATTCCTTGTATTGGCCAGGAGTGGATATGGTCTGTAAGAACTTGGCTATGTGGAGCCTCTCGTTGTTGTCTCGGTTGATTAAGTAGAATGTGGTTCCAGCTGGGATTCTGATTACGTCTCCACACTCGAGGTTGTAGGATTCTCTGTTGTCACGGTGGATCATTTTGAGGGCTCCTCTCCCTGTGATTGGAATTTAAAACTAATCAGTCACcaacaaaatagaagaaatgaagaCGACCTCAGAAATCCAACAATAGATTGATAACAATGCATAAGAACCACAAAAGGGCACCAACCACTTTTCTGTCTACCCACTACTTTCCTCAAACTGAACTCCGAGTCCTAAGGAAAGAGAGCTAATTCGGACTCGAAAAGAGTTACCTCCGATGACCAAGAGAATGGCATCTGCATCCAAGTGGGTAGGGAGCACGAAGGCGTTGGGGTTAGCCTCGAGGAGCACCAAGCGATAGTTTTTTAGTGCGCGTAGAAGCTTGGATCTACCATAGAAGTTCTCCAGAACTGAGATGTGGCCTTCCTCGGTCCTGAACCTTGTACTTAAGCTTCGTTCGTCGAAGTAGTAGGGGTTGTCGCTttgcttctcttctccctcctcgTATCTGCCGCTGCCTCCCCTCTGAGGGTTCATCAAATCGCCACCTCGGCCGTGTTGCCTCTGCTGCTCTTGGCATCTTCGCTGGCACTGGTACTGCAGACGTGGCTCCTGTTGTTCGCAGTGCCGCCGGCAGTCTTCGTACTCTCTTTGTTGTGGATCGCGTTTGTTATCTCCTTCCTTCATTCGCTCTTCATATTTCTCTTCGTCTTCACGTTGTTGCTcttcatatctcttttgttgcTTACGTTTCTCCTTTTCATATCTCCTCTCGCAGCGTTGTTGACATATTTGCATGTGACGTGGCTCTGTCTCGCGCCGTTGGCAGCGCTTCTGACATTGCTCGTATTGCTGCTGTGGATCACGTTGTCGgttatattcttcttcttcttcacataTTTCCTTGCAGCGTCGTTGGCAGTATTGTTGCTGACGTGGGTCACTCTCCTGCTGCCTGCATCGCCTCTGGCATTGTTGGCATTCCGTCTGAGGATCCTCTTGGTTATCATACTTAGACCAATCTATATCCTCTTCAAATCTCTTATCGCACTGACTCACACACCGACGCATCTGGCCTGATGTCTCTAACTGCATGCATTGCCGTTTGCACTCCTCGTAGTCCTGCCTGTCAATTTCACTTTCAGCAAGAGACAGTGTcgtagaaagaaggaagagggaaaggagaaagagaagagaacatAAGTTTGATGTATTGATCGCcattttcataaaagaaaagagactgCGCTGGGTGAAGAGAGTGAGTGTTGCTGTGGCTCTATTTATAATGGCGAATTTGGAAGCTCCATTGCATTCGACATGCAGGTATACCACGTGTCTATCATATTCGGCCACATCGCCCTCCTTTTAAAGGATCGTTCTCGTCACCTGGCATCAAGTAGGGTTAAGACTTAACGGCACGAAGCGATGATCACAACGATGGCGGCTTGGATGCCACATGTGACCGTAAACTCTCGAACCGTGGATCTTTTGTGGAGATTGGAATTTACTACAGAGGCTCCAATGTTGACATCTGTCAAAATGAACAGGGTACAAGCTGGCAGTTTTTGTCGTCTAGAGGATTACTGTCCGTCCCACGTGATCTTGTCCAAATGCATGCGAACCCATATACGCTGCTAGTTCAACGTGTGGCAGCTTAAAGAGGACTTGGGGATTTccactcccaagtcccaaccatTAACTGGATTTTGGATTCTCGTATGCTGCTAATTCAAGGTGTGGCAGCTCAAAGAGGACTTGTGGATTTCCACTTAATGGATCTTTGGATTCTACTGATAATTGGACACGTGGCAACCCAAAACGGCGTTGTGGATTTTCACTACGAATCGTTAAAGGTCATG of Macadamia integrifolia cultivar HAES 741 unplaced genomic scaffold, SCU_Mint_v3 scaffold108, whole genome shotgun sequence contains these proteins:
- the LOC122062631 gene encoding vicilin-like antimicrobial peptides 2-3, producing the protein MAINTSNLCSLLFLLSLFLLSTTLSLAESEIDRQDYEECKRQCMQLETSGQMRRCVSQCDKRFEEDIDWSKYDNQEDPQTECQQCQRRCRQQESDPRQQQYCQRRCKEICEEEEEYNRQRDPQQQYEQCQKRCQRRETEPRHMQICQQRCERRYEKEKRKQQKRYEEQQREDEEKYEERMKEGDNKRDPQQREYEDCRRHCEQQEPRLQYQCQRRCQEQQRQHGRGGDLMNPQRGGSGRYEEGEEKQSDNPYYFDERSLSTRFRTEEGHISVLENFYGRSKLLRALKNYRLVLLEANPNAFVLPTHLDADAILLVIGGRGALKMIHRDNRESYNLECGDVIRIPAGTTFYLINRDNNERLHIAKFLQTISTPGQYKEFFPAGGQNPEPYLSTFSKEILEAALNTQTERLRGVLGQQREGVIIRASQEQIRELTRDDSESRRWHIRRGGESSRGPYNLFNKRPLYSNKYGQAYEVKPEDYRQLQDMDVSVFIANITQGSMMGPFFNTRSTKVVVVASGEADVEMACPHLSGRHGGRGGGKRHEEEEEVHYEQVRARLSKREAIVVLAGHPVVFVSSGNENLLLFAFGINAQNNHENFLAGRERNVLQQIEPQAMELAFAASRKEVEELFNSQDESIFFPGPRQHQQQSPRSTKQQQPLVSILDFVGF